The following proteins are co-located in the Myxocyprinus asiaticus isolate MX2 ecotype Aquarium Trade chromosome 18, UBuf_Myxa_2, whole genome shotgun sequence genome:
- the rabl2 gene encoding RAB, member of RAS oncogene family-like 2, whose product MDAGGISDLDLEKYDADEQVKIICLGDSAVGKSKLMERFLMDGYRPQQLSTYALTLYKYTTTINGKTILVDFWDTAGQERFRSMHPSYYHKAHACVMVFDVQRKITYKNLPNWYKELREYRPEIPCLVVANKIDADMKVTQKSFNFAKKQGLPFYFVSAADGTNVVKVFKDAIQMALSYKMNSNDFMDEVMRELENFNLENKEESSDKDEETQEGKTDSA is encoded by the exons ATGGACGCAGGAGGCATTTCTGATCTGGATCTGGAGAAATATGATGCTGACGAGCAGGTTAAAATCATCTGTCTTGGAGACAGCGCTGTGGGGAAATCCAa GCTGATGGAGAGATTCCTTATGGATGGATA CCGGCCTCAGCAGCTGTCCACCTATGCTCTGACTCTGTACAAATACACCACCACCATCAACGGGAAAACTATCCTGGTTG ATTTCTGGGATACTGCAGGACAGGAACGCTTTCGAAGCATGCATCCCTCATACTACCATAAAGCTCATGCCTGTGTCATG GTGTTTGATGTACAGAGAAAAATCACTTATAAGAACCTCCCAAATTGGTACAAAGAACTGCGAGAGTACCGACCAGAGATCCCATGTCTGGTGGTCGCCAACAAGATAGATG CTGACATGAAGGTTACCCAAAAGAGTTTCAACTTTGCTAAGAAGCAAGGCCTGCCCTTCTACTTTGTATCCGCTGCTGATGGGACCAATGTGGTGAAG GTTTTTAAAGATGCCATTCAGATGGCTCTGTCCTACAAGATGAATTCCAACGACTTTATGGATGAAGTTATGAGAGAGCTAGAG AACTTCAATTTAGAAAACAAAGAAGAATCATCAGATAAAGATGAAGAGACACAAGAAGGAAAAACCGACTCAGCATGA